The nucleotide window GCGCTCCCGCCGCCCGCACGGCGGAGAATCGCGTGCACGCGCGCGACGAGCTCTCGCGGGCTGAACGGTTTCGTGACGTAATCGTCCGCGCCGACCGCGAGGCCGGACAGTTTGTCGCTCTCCTCGACCCGCGCGGTGAGCATCAGAATCGGCACGTCCGAGCGCTTGCGCAGCGCGCGGCAGACGGCGACGCCGTCGAGTTCCGGCAGCATCACATCGAGGATGACGAAACCCGGCCGGTGCCGCGCAAACAGATCGAGGGCCTGACGGCCGTCGTAGGCGGGCACCACCGTGAAGCCGTCCCGCTCCAGGTACATCCGTACGAGCGCGATCAGCTTGTGATCGTCGTCGACGACCAGCACCGTCGGTTGCGTCCGTGCCGTCACGCCTCTCTCCTCGAGATCCGGGTGCCTTCTCGCGGCGGCCGGATGGGACGCGGCCCCGGCCGGATCGTGCAATATTCTCGTAAAGATTCGATAAAGGCGGCTCGGCGGCTTCGCCGCGGCCCGGCTCAGCCTGCCCTCCGCGGGGTCCCGTTCGTCGAGGGGGACCCCGACCTGAGGGACGCGTCGCGGTAGACTGAATGACGTGCGGCGCATCGTGGTGGTGGGAACAAGCGGCTCGGGGAAGACCGCCCTGGCGCGCCGGCTCGCCGGGCGGTTGAGCTGCCCGTACATCGAACTCGACGCGCTCCACTGGCGCCCCAACTGGACGGAGGCGCCTGTGGAAGAATTTCGGGAACGGGTGCGGCGCGCCGTCGACGGCGACGCCTGGGTCGTCGACGGAAACTACGGCGTCGTTCGCGACATCGTGTGGCCGCGGGCAGATACACTCGTATGGCTCGACTATCCGCTGGGGGTGATTCTCTGGCGGCTGCTGCGGCGATCGGTCCAACGGCTGATGACGCGTCAGGAACTGTGGGCCGGGAACCGGGAAGACCTGCGCCTGTTGCTGAGCCGCGACTCGATCTTTCTCTGGGCGCTCCGGACGTACCGGACCCACCGCCGCGCGTACGGCGCGGTGGCGCATGACCCGGCGAAGGCTCACCTCACCATGGTGCGACTCCGCTCGCCCCGCGCCGGCGCCGCGTGGCTGACCCGCTTAGACCGACACTAGCGCCGCCTCCGGGGTTTCCCGCAGCGCGGGTGGTTGATCGTTGCCGTCCGGAGGCTAGCGCCGTCCGACGAACCCGTGCGTGGTGTCGTTCGCGTCGTCGAAGGTGCCGACGATCTGTCCGGCCGCGTTGAGCCCGTATCCGGCCGTGCCCGCGGCCCGCGGCACGTCGAAGCGCGTGATGGCGCCGCCGGAGGCGCGCACGAATCCGTGCGAGGTGTCGTCCGCGTCGCGATAGTACCCGATGACCTGTCCGGCGCGGTTGATCCCGTAGACGACGGTCTCGGTCGCCCGCGGTACGTCGACCACCATGAACGCGCCCGCGCCGCTGCGGATAAAACCGTGGTAGTCGCCGTTGCCGTCGCGGTAGAAGCCGGACACCTGTCCGGCGTCGTTGATGCCGTTCGCGACGGTCGTGAAACCGTTCGGCGCGTCGAACGTCGTCACCGCGCCCGCGACGTCGCGAATGTAGCCGTGGGACCGATGCGCGGCGTCCTCGATGTTGCCGGCGATCTGACCGGCGCCGTTGATGCCGTTCGCGAACGTGTTGGACGCGTCCGGGATGTCGAACATGGTGAACGTTCCGTCCGCCGCGCGCACGAACCCATGCGAGACCTTGTCCTTGTCCCGGAAGTCGCCCACGATTTGGCCGGCGTCGTTGATGTCGGACACGTCGGTGCTCGCGGCGGCGGGGGCGTCGAACTTCGTGATCGCCCCGGCCGGACTGCGGACGAACCCGTGCGAGACCTGGTCGTCACCTTGGTAACCGCCGGCGATCTGGCCGC belongs to bacterium and includes:
- a CDS encoding response regulator transcription factor is translated as MTARTQPTVLVVDDDHKLIALVRMYLERDGFTVVPAYDGRQALDLFARHRPGFVILDVMLPELDGVAVCRALRKRSDVPILMLTARVEESDKLSGLAVGADDYVTKPFSPRELVARVHAILRRAGGGSAASPRIERGDLVMDLERHEVFVAGREVRLTVIEHKLLQALMEFPGRVFTREQLLTHVYAFDEAVVIDRTVDVHVGKLREKLGDDPAKPRFIETVRGVGYRLLEPARPKHAG
- a CDS encoding AAA family ATPase, which produces MRRIVVVGTSGSGKTALARRLAGRLSCPYIELDALHWRPNWTEAPVEEFRERVRRAVDGDAWVVDGNYGVVRDIVWPRADTLVWLDYPLGVILWRLLRRSVQRLMTRQELWAGNREDLRLLLSRDSIFLWALRTYRTHRRAYGAVAHDPAKAHLTMVRLRSPRAGAAWLTRLDRH